The following are encoded together in the Terriglobia bacterium genome:
- a CDS encoding cytochrome c oxidase subunit 3 family protein, whose amino-acid sequence MRRSTVSTSQTTTTDHHPALVHQFDSMEQQKEASTFGMWVFLLTEIMMFGGLFASYLIYRLKFYAAWEAGSSSINVTWGFANTLVLIASSFTMAMAVWSAQKGDRKKQVVFLILTMILGAAFLGVKAVEYTDKYKECHIPGSFIGKPFNATGGPGCTTGNIAKEFMEHQERMGKPVTEVFAEQTAKQTQIFFSFYFAMTGLHAFHMVIGLGLLTWLTLRANSGEFGPDYFTPVELGGLYWHFVDIVWIFLFPLLYLINRTHNG is encoded by the coding sequence ATGAGGAGGAGCACGGTGTCCACTAGCCAGACAACCACTACCGACCATCATCCGGCGCTGGTCCATCAGTTTGACAGCATGGAGCAGCAGAAGGAAGCCTCCACCTTTGGCATGTGGGTGTTCCTGCTGACGGAAATCATGATGTTCGGCGGATTGTTCGCCTCCTATCTGATCTACCGTTTAAAGTTTTATGCCGCCTGGGAAGCCGGCAGCAGCAGCATCAACGTCACCTGGGGATTCGCCAACACGCTGGTCTTGATTGCCAGCAGCTTTACCATGGCCATGGCGGTGTGGTCGGCGCAGAAGGGTGACCGCAAGAAGCAAGTCGTTTTCCTGATCCTGACCATGATTCTGGGCGCGGCCTTCCTGGGCGTGAAGGCCGTGGAATATACCGACAAATACAAAGAGTGCCACATCCCGGGAAGCTTCATCGGCAAACCGTTCAACGCCACCGGCGGGCCGGGCTGCACCACCGGCAACATTGCCAAAGAATTCATGGAGCATCAGGAGCGGATGGGGAAGCCGGTGACCGAAGTTTTCGCCGAGCAGACCGCCAAGCAGACCCAGATTTTCTTCTCCTTCTATTTCGCGATGACCGGCCTGCACGCGTTCCACATGGTAATTGGCCTGGGACTGCTCACCTGGCTCACCTTGCGGGCGAACAGCGGAGAATTTGGGCCGGACTACTTTACGCCCGTGGAACTGGGCGGACTGTACTGGCACTTTGTTGATATCGTATGGATTTTCCTGTTCCCGTTGCTGTACCTGATTAACCGGACGCACAACGGCTGA
- a CDS encoding DUF721 domain-containing protein, translating to MEPVRTGLRNIMSELLRAQPAEEAVVLAWPLVCGKEVASRTRAVSFAGGVLTVEVPDRAWGAQLFGFTTRYIAGFDGLLGPLVKEVKFKTAISK from the coding sequence ATGGAACCCGTCCGCACTGGCTTGCGCAACATCATGAGCGAACTCCTGCGGGCGCAGCCTGCGGAAGAAGCCGTGGTGCTCGCATGGCCTCTGGTGTGCGGCAAGGAAGTTGCCTCGCGTACCCGCGCTGTGAGTTTTGCCGGTGGCGTTCTGACCGTGGAAGTCCCTGACCGCGCCTGGGGAGCCCAACTTTTCGGCTTCACCACGCGCTATATCGCCGGGTTTGACGGTCTGCTGGGGCCGCTGGTGAAAGAAGTGAAATTCAAGACAGCAATTAGCAAATAG
- a CDS encoding DUF3341 domain-containing protein — protein MTAEPIYGLLAEFDNPTDLVHAAKAAYGAGYRKMDAYTPYPLEEAAEAIGSHHNRVPLITLVGAMLGMIGGYSLEYWVSVIAYPINSGGKPFHSWPSFIPVTFECAVLGASLAAVFGMLALNGLPQPYHPVFNAPNFTSASRDKFFLCIEAQDPNFSLSDTRKLLQTYHPQVVSEVPY, from the coding sequence ATGACCGCGGAACCGATTTACGGACTGCTGGCTGAGTTCGACAACCCGACCGACCTGGTGCATGCCGCCAAGGCTGCGTACGGCGCCGGCTACCGCAAGATGGACGCTTACACGCCGTATCCGCTGGAGGAAGCGGCGGAAGCCATCGGCTCGCACCATAACCGCGTACCGCTGATCACGCTGGTGGGGGCTATGCTGGGGATGATCGGCGGATATTCGTTGGAATACTGGGTGTCCGTCATCGCTTACCCCATCAACTCCGGCGGCAAGCCGTTCCACTCCTGGCCATCGTTCATCCCGGTTACGTTTGAGTGCGCGGTGCTGGGGGCGTCGCTGGCCGCGGTGTTTGGCATGCTGGCGCTGAACGGGCTGCCGCAACCGTACCATCCGGTGTTTAACGCGCCCAACTTTACTTCCGCCAGCCGTGACAAATTCTTTTTGTGCATTGAAGCGCAGGACCCCAACTTCAGCCTGAGCGATACAAGAAAATTGCTGCAGACGTACCATCCGCAGGTGGTCTCGGAGGTGCCGTATTAA
- the nrfD gene encoding polysulfide reductase NrfD — protein sequence MALNDQVDQLPPKGVRPPIIGPGQTLGTVTDRIAGIVLTKHTPIFWFAIVAVSVAIFGMFNTAVGYLLMRGTGIWGINIPVGWGFAIVNFVWWIGIGHAGTLISAILLLFKQSWRTSINRFAEAMTIFAVMQAGLFPLVHTGRPWLAAYWLFPIPNTMGVWPQFRSPLIWDVFAVSTYFTVSFLFWGIGLIPDFATLRDSAKSLVVRRIYGMLAMGWRGSARHWNRYETAYLLLAGLATPLVLSVHSVVSLDFASSIVPGWHTTFFPPYFVAGAIFSGFAMVLILAIPFRALYGMQDFITLRHLQNCGKVMLATGMIVAYAYVLEMFMGWYSHDKYELAMVHNRLHGPYSYYYFMLVLCNIIIPQSLWFNKVRSSPLMLFLVSCVIQLGMWLERFVIVVMSLQRDFLPSSWGMYWYTKWDVMTLVGTMGFFTLLFFLFIRLMPSISIFEIRTLLPQSKVKE from the coding sequence ATGGCCCTGAATGACCAAGTAGATCAACTGCCGCCGAAAGGCGTACGGCCGCCGATCATCGGCCCGGGACAGACGCTGGGCACGGTCACCGACCGGATTGCCGGCATCGTGCTTACCAAGCACACGCCTATCTTCTGGTTCGCCATCGTCGCCGTCTCCGTGGCCATTTTTGGCATGTTCAATACGGCCGTCGGCTACCTGCTCATGCGCGGCACCGGCATCTGGGGCATCAACATTCCCGTGGGCTGGGGATTCGCCATCGTCAACTTTGTGTGGTGGATCGGCATCGGCCATGCCGGAACGTTGATCTCAGCGATTCTTCTGCTGTTCAAGCAGAGCTGGCGTACTTCGATCAACCGCTTTGCCGAAGCCATGACCATCTTTGCCGTGATGCAGGCCGGCTTGTTCCCGCTGGTGCATACCGGACGTCCGTGGCTGGCGGCGTACTGGCTGTTCCCCATTCCCAACACCATGGGCGTGTGGCCGCAGTTCCGCAGCCCGCTGATCTGGGACGTGTTCGCCGTGTCCACGTACTTCACCGTGTCTTTCCTGTTCTGGGGCATTGGACTGATTCCGGACTTCGCCACGTTGCGCGATTCCGCCAAGTCGCTGGTCGTCCGCCGCATTTACGGGATGCTGGCCATGGGCTGGCGAGGATCGGCGCGCCACTGGAACCGCTACGAGACGGCCTACCTGCTGCTGGCAGGTCTGGCCACGCCGCTGGTGCTCTCCGTGCACAGCGTGGTGAGCTTGGACTTTGCGTCTTCGATTGTTCCCGGCTGGCATACCACGTTCTTCCCGCCGTATTTCGTTGCTGGCGCAATCTTCTCGGGATTTGCTATGGTGCTGATCCTGGCCATTCCGTTCCGGGCTTTGTATGGCATGCAGGACTTCATCACCCTGCGCCATCTGCAAAACTGCGGCAAGGTAATGCTGGCCACAGGCATGATTGTGGCGTACGCCTACGTGCTGGAAATGTTTATGGGCTGGTACAGCCATGACAAGTATGAGCTGGCCATGGTGCACAACCGGCTGCACGGCCCGTATTCCTACTATTACTTCATGCTGGTGCTGTGCAACATCATCATTCCGCAGTCGCTGTGGTTCAACAAGGTGCGGTCGTCGCCGCTGATGCTTTTCCTGGTTTCCTGCGTGATCCAGTTGGGCATGTGGTTGGAGCGATTCGTGATCGTGGTGATGAGCTTGCAACGCGACTTCCTGCCCAGTTCGTGGGGCATGTACTGGTACACCAAGTGGGACGTGATGACCCTAGTGGGCACCATGGGGTTCTTCACACTCTTGTTCTTCCTGTTCATCCGGCTGATGCCCTCGATTTCCATTTTTGAAATTCGCACGCTGCTGCCGCAATCGAAGGTGAAGGAATGA
- the ctaD gene encoding cytochrome c oxidase subunit I gives MSTAATTVKPVMPAKHYLNDNYGIRSWLLTKDHKRIAVLYLVTITFFFFLGGLFAALIRLELLTPEGDLFQSDTYNKLFTMHGVNMIFFFLIPSVPAVLGNFIIPIMVGAKDLAFPKINLLSWYIFIVGAGFGLAALVGGGVDTGWTFYTPLSTGYVRTPVIVLAVGILIAGFASIFTGLNFIVTVHRMRAPGMTWGRLPLMVWANYAASLIMILGTPVIAITLILVALERGFHIGVFDPKLGGDPVLFQHMFWFYSHPAVYIMILPGMGVISEIVTCYSRKRVFGYTFIAFSSIAIAVFGFIVWAHHMFVAGISQYSALVFSLLSFAVAIPSAVKVFNWTATMYKGSVTLSTPMLYALAFIGLFTIGGLTGLFLAALGTDIHIHDTYFVVAHFHYVMVGGMVTAYLGGIHFWWPKMTGRLYPEAPAKLAALITFIGFNLTFFPQFILGYLGMPRRYHMYPPEFQVLNVLSSAGASVLAVGFIMPLVYFLWSLKYGQVAGDNPWDAKGLEWQTTSPPPTHNFHEIPVVTEDPYNYGDDEEEHGVH, from the coding sequence ATGAGTACCGCCGCTACCACAGTCAAGCCGGTCATGCCGGCCAAGCATTACCTGAACGATAACTACGGGATCCGGTCCTGGCTGCTGACCAAGGACCATAAGCGGATCGCCGTGCTGTACCTGGTCACGATCACGTTTTTCTTTTTCCTGGGCGGCCTGTTCGCGGCGCTGATCCGGCTGGAGTTGCTCACGCCGGAAGGCGACCTCTTCCAGTCAGACACCTACAACAAACTGTTCACCATGCACGGCGTGAACATGATCTTCTTCTTCCTGATTCCATCCGTGCCGGCGGTGCTGGGGAACTTTATTATTCCCATCATGGTGGGCGCCAAAGATCTGGCGTTTCCCAAGATCAACCTGCTGAGCTGGTACATCTTTATTGTGGGCGCGGGATTCGGCCTGGCGGCGCTGGTGGGCGGCGGCGTGGACACCGGCTGGACTTTCTACACTCCGCTGAGCACCGGCTACGTGAGGACCCCGGTGATTGTGCTGGCGGTGGGTATTCTGATTGCCGGGTTTGCGTCCATCTTTACCGGGCTGAACTTTATTGTCACCGTCCATCGCATGCGCGCTCCGGGCATGACCTGGGGACGCCTGCCGCTGATGGTGTGGGCCAACTACGCGGCCAGCCTGATCATGATCCTGGGGACGCCGGTCATCGCCATCACGCTGATTCTGGTGGCGCTGGAACGCGGCTTCCACATCGGCGTATTTGATCCCAAGCTGGGCGGCGATCCCGTCCTTTTCCAGCACATGTTCTGGTTTTACTCGCATCCCGCCGTGTACATCATGATTCTGCCCGGCATGGGCGTGATCAGCGAGATTGTTACTTGCTACTCGCGCAAGCGGGTGTTCGGCTACACGTTCATTGCGTTCTCTTCCATCGCCATTGCCGTGTTCGGGTTCATCGTGTGGGCGCACCACATGTTCGTGGCGGGCATCTCGCAGTACTCGGCGCTGGTGTTCAGCCTGCTGAGTTTCGCGGTGGCCATACCTTCGGCGGTGAAGGTCTTTAACTGGACCGCGACCATGTACAAAGGGTCGGTGACCCTGAGCACGCCCATGCTCTACGCTCTGGCGTTCATCGGGCTGTTCACCATCGGAGGGCTGACGGGACTGTTCCTGGCGGCGCTGGGGACCGACATTCACATCCACGACACGTACTTTGTGGTCGCGCACTTCCATTACGTCATGGTGGGAGGCATGGTCACCGCGTATTTGGGCGGGATCCATTTCTGGTGGCCCAAGATGACGGGCAGGCTGTATCCGGAAGCGCCGGCGAAACTGGCAGCGCTGATTACGTTCATCGGCTTTAACCTGACGTTCTTCCCGCAATTCATTCTTGGCTATCTGGGCATGCCGCGGCGCTATCACATGTATCCGCCGGAATTCCAGGTGCTCAACGTGCTTTCCAGCGCGGGCGCGTCTGTGCTGGCCGTCGGATTCATCATGCCGCTGGTCTATTTCCTGTGGTCGCTGAAGTACGGCCAAGTGGCCGGCGACAACCCGTGGGATGCCAAGGGACTGGAGTGGCAGACGACTTCGCCGCCGCCTACGCACAATTTCCATGAGATACCGGTTGTGACCGAAGATCCTTACAACTACGGAGACGATGAGGAGGAGCACGGTGTCCACTAG
- a CDS encoding cytochrome c, translating into MHNQPKFIPLRSSEFYPDHRSARYPMPGTVPRLEDAAVDKEQLNPNSYFLSGKHGAMFGNDLPSQIKLDRDLLLRGEDRYKIYCTPCHSAVGDGNGMIVQRGFKHPPTFHQARLRNAPIGHFYDVISHGLGAMPDYATQIHPADRWAIAAYIRVLQLSQNATEADVAAEDRGKLSGPQGEGIRIPSSSYTSPTAMPPPAKTETPKPEQPKPEGGAK; encoded by the coding sequence ATGCACAACCAGCCCAAATTCATTCCGCTGCGCTCCAGCGAGTTCTACCCTGACCACCGGTCGGCGCGCTATCCCATGCCCGGCACGGTGCCGCGTCTGGAAGACGCGGCGGTGGACAAGGAACAGCTTAATCCCAACAGCTACTTCCTCAGCGGCAAGCATGGCGCCATGTTCGGCAACGATCTGCCTTCGCAGATCAAGCTGGACCGCGATCTTCTGCTGCGCGGCGAAGACCGCTACAAGATCTACTGCACGCCGTGCCACTCCGCGGTGGGCGACGGCAACGGCATGATCGTGCAACGCGGGTTCAAGCATCCGCCCACGTTCCACCAGGCGCGGCTGCGCAATGCACCTATCGGACATTTTTATGACGTCATCAGCCACGGCCTGGGCGCCATGCCGGACTACGCCACGCAGATCCATCCCGCGGACCGCTGGGCCATCGCGGCTTACATCCGCGTGCTGCAGTTAAGCCAGAACGCAACCGAAGCCGACGTAGCGGCTGAAGATCGCGGCAAGTTGAGCGGGCCACAAGGAGAAGGAATCAGGATTCCAAGTTCGTCATACACCAGTCCCACGGCCATGCCGCCGCCGGCGAAAACCGAAACGCCGAAGCCCGAACAGCCCAAGCCTGAAGGAGGCGCGAAGTGA
- the coxB gene encoding cytochrome c oxidase subunit II, whose translation MDFKLPLFPEQASSIAAQVDYFYLFLVLITTFFSLLIALMIIFFIIKYRKTPERQAEQIHGSTLLEITWTAIPLAISMVIFVWGAWLYYQIQNPPQNALEIYGVGKQWMWKFQHPGGQREINSLHVPTGRPVKVTLISQDVIHDFFVPAFRVKTDVLPNRYMHTWFTPTRPGTYHLFCAQYCGTKHSGMIGEVVVMKPEDYAEWLASGKAEGSMASMGEKLFQEFGCTTCHRPDAGARGPNLQGLYGRPVRLSDNRVVIADDNYIRESILNPNAKVVSGFQPIMPTFQGVVSEEGLIQITEYIKHLSQQESEPINNRSNPGELRDTEVPTIQQELKGRGNEPATPGKKP comes from the coding sequence ATGGACTTCAAACTGCCATTATTTCCGGAGCAGGCCTCAAGCATCGCGGCCCAGGTGGACTATTTCTACCTGTTCCTGGTGCTGATCACCACGTTTTTCTCCCTGCTCATTGCCTTGATGATCATTTTTTTCATCATCAAATACAGGAAGACCCCGGAACGCCAGGCGGAACAGATCCACGGCTCGACCTTGCTGGAGATTACCTGGACGGCGATTCCGCTGGCCATCTCCATGGTGATCTTTGTATGGGGCGCGTGGCTCTATTATCAAATCCAAAACCCGCCGCAAAATGCCCTGGAGATTTACGGCGTGGGCAAGCAATGGATGTGGAAGTTCCAGCACCCCGGCGGCCAGCGCGAAATCAACTCGCTGCACGTGCCTACGGGGCGTCCGGTGAAGGTCACGCTGATTTCGCAAGACGTGATCCACGACTTTTTTGTTCCCGCGTTTCGCGTGAAGACTGACGTGCTGCCCAACCGCTACATGCACACCTGGTTTACGCCCACGCGGCCGGGGACCTATCACCTCTTCTGCGCGCAGTACTGCGGCACCAAACACTCCGGCATGATCGGAGAAGTGGTAGTGATGAAGCCGGAAGACTACGCGGAATGGCTGGCCAGCGGCAAAGCGGAAGGCTCCATGGCTTCCATGGGCGAAAAGTTGTTCCAGGAATTCGGTTGCACTACCTGCCACCGTCCGGACGCGGGTGCGCGCGGCCCTAACCTGCAAGGGCTGTACGGACGGCCGGTGCGCTTGTCCGACAACCGGGTGGTCATCGCCGACGACAATTACATCCGCGAATCCATTTTGAATCCCAACGCGAAAGTGGTGTCCGGCTTCCAGCCGATCATGCCCACGTTCCAGGGTGTGGTGAGCGAAGAAGGGCTGATCCAGATCACCGAGTACATCAAGCACTTGTCGCAGCAGGAGTCAGAACCGATCAACAACCGAAGCAACCCCGGGGAACTCCGCGATACTGAGGTCCCAACCATCCAGCAAGAATTAAAAGGCAGAGGCAACGAGCCCGCAACACCGGGGAAGAAACCATGA
- a CDS encoding SCO family protein, with protein sequence MSVAAGAQAAAPIVNPGEGGTNQKLAIFDQVGIEQKLNQQVPLDLTFTDENGQQVKLGKYFGSKPVILSLVYYQCPMLCSQVLSGLTGALNGIVRFNVGRDFEVVTVSFDPRDTAKDAAANKSSYLRRYRRGGAEQGWHFLTGSKEQIAALAGAVGFRYQWDPEIQQFAHASGIMLLTPDGRVAQYYYGIEYAPRDLQFGIIEASKGKIGNVVDQVLLYCYHYDPAKGKYGAAILNIMRMSALATVLVLGGFVIIMFRRDLHAAAQSRFKTRTAE encoded by the coding sequence ATGAGCGTTGCTGCCGGGGCCCAGGCGGCTGCGCCCATCGTCAACCCGGGCGAAGGCGGAACCAACCAGAAGCTGGCCATCTTCGACCAAGTGGGAATCGAGCAAAAGCTGAACCAGCAGGTCCCGCTGGACCTTACGTTCACGGATGAAAACGGCCAGCAGGTAAAGCTGGGGAAATATTTCGGCAGCAAGCCGGTGATTTTGTCGCTGGTGTATTACCAGTGCCCCATGCTGTGCTCGCAGGTGTTGAGCGGATTGACGGGCGCGCTGAACGGGATTGTGCGCTTCAACGTAGGCCGTGATTTTGAAGTGGTGACGGTGAGTTTTGATCCACGCGATACGGCGAAAGACGCGGCGGCCAACAAGAGCAGCTACCTGCGTCGCTATCGCCGCGGCGGAGCGGAACAGGGCTGGCATTTCCTGACCGGCAGCAAAGAACAGATTGCCGCGCTGGCCGGAGCGGTCGGCTTCCGCTATCAGTGGGACCCGGAGATCCAGCAGTTCGCGCACGCCAGCGGCATCATGCTGCTCACGCCGGACGGCCGCGTCGCGCAGTACTACTACGGCATTGAATACGCGCCGCGTGATCTGCAGTTCGGCATCATCGAAGCTTCCAAGGGCAAGATCGGAAACGTGGTGGACCAAGTGCTGCTCTACTGCTACCACTACGATCCGGCCAAAGGGAAGTATGGAGCCGCGATTTTAAACATTATGAGGATGAGTGCTTTGGCGACAGTGCTGGTGCTGGGCGGATTTGTGATCATCATGTTCCGCCGTGATTTGCACGCCGCCGCGCAGAGCCGTTTCAAGACTAGGACAGCCGAATAG
- a CDS encoding cytochrome C oxidase subunit IV family protein: MSDEKSHPTPLLYLLIVSCLFVGTVLTYFAATWDMGIWNPVVALTIACTKAVLVVLFFMHVRYSNKLTMVTVAAGFFWLLILITLSLSDYISRDLWFGAK; the protein is encoded by the coding sequence ATGTCAGACGAAAAATCGCATCCGACTCCGCTCCTGTATTTGCTGATCGTGTCCTGCCTCTTTGTGGGCACCGTACTCACGTACTTTGCCGCCACCTGGGACATGGGCATCTGGAACCCGGTGGTGGCCTTGACTATCGCTTGCACCAAAGCCGTGCTGGTGGTGCTGTTCTTTATGCACGTGCGCTACAGCAACAAGCTGACCATGGTGACGGTGGCCGCGGGGTTCTTCTGGCTGCTGATCCTGATCACGCTCAGCTTGAGCGACTACATTTCCCGCGACTTGTGGTTTGGAGCGAAATAG
- the gatA gene encoding Asp-tRNA(Asn)/Glu-tRNA(Gln) amidotransferase subunit GatA, with amino-acid sequence MDVSQLTIAATRSAIAEKKTTAVRLAESFYKKIKAEDPDIHAYLTLCEDRALAQAQRMDDLAAQGGPLPPLAGVPMGIKDVMVTRGVRTTAGSKILENFIPPYDCTAVARLEAAGAVILGKMNCDEFAMGSSNENSAYGPVRNPRDKTRVPGGSSGGSAAAVAAGMAVATLGSDTGGSIRQPASFCGVVGLMPTYGRVSRYGLIAFASSLDHIGPLTHTVQDAAILLRVIAGHDPMDSTSASIPVPDYEQALAQTVKGLKLGVPKEYFAEGLDAEIRSAIEAAIQKLQTAGAQIVPISLPHTVYATPTYYVIATAEASANLARFDGVRYGYRSPKARTLSEMYRLSRDEGFGAEVKRRIMLGTYVLSSGYYDAYYLKAQKVRTLLARDFHDAFQKVDAIVTPTAPTAAFKLGERAGDPLSMYLADIYTVTADLVGIPGISVPCGETKTGLPIGLQILGKHFDESTVLRVAGAVEASHR; translated from the coding sequence ATGGACGTCTCACAACTCACCATCGCCGCCACTCGCTCCGCCATCGCGGAGAAGAAGACCACCGCTGTCCGACTGGCCGAAAGCTTCTACAAAAAAATTAAGGCTGAAGATCCCGACATTCACGCTTACCTAACTCTTTGCGAAGACCGCGCGCTGGCTCAAGCCCAGCGCATGGACGACCTGGCCGCCCAAGGCGGTCCCCTGCCTCCGCTGGCCGGCGTTCCCATGGGCATCAAGGACGTGATGGTCACCCGCGGCGTGCGCACCACCGCCGGTTCCAAGATTCTTGAGAATTTCATTCCACCGTACGACTGCACCGCCGTCGCGCGCCTGGAAGCCGCTGGCGCCGTGATCCTGGGCAAGATGAATTGCGACGAATTCGCCATGGGCTCATCCAACGAGAATTCCGCGTACGGCCCGGTGCGCAATCCGCGCGACAAAACCCGCGTTCCGGGCGGTTCCAGCGGCGGATCAGCGGCCGCGGTGGCTGCCGGAATGGCGGTGGCCACGCTGGGCTCAGACACCGGCGGCTCCATCCGCCAGCCGGCTTCGTTCTGCGGCGTGGTTGGCCTCATGCCTACCTACGGCCGCGTCTCGCGCTACGGCCTCATCGCCTTCGCCTCGTCGCTGGACCACATCGGCCCGCTCACCCACACCGTGCAGGATGCGGCGATTCTGTTGCGCGTGATCGCCGGGCACGATCCCATGGACTCCACTTCCGCCAGCATTCCTGTCCCCGACTACGAGCAGGCACTCGCCCAAACGGTCAAGGGCCTGAAGCTGGGCGTACCCAAGGAATATTTCGCGGAAGGTCTGGACGCGGAAATCCGCTCGGCAATCGAAGCCGCCATCCAGAAGCTGCAAACTGCCGGCGCGCAAATCGTTCCCATCTCGCTACCGCATACCGTTTACGCCACTCCTACCTACTATGTCATCGCCACGGCGGAGGCCTCCGCCAACCTTGCGCGCTTTGACGGCGTGCGCTACGGCTATCGCTCGCCCAAGGCACGCACTTTGTCGGAAATGTACCGCCTCAGCCGCGACGAAGGCTTCGGCGCGGAGGTCAAGCGCCGCATTATGCTGGGCACCTACGTGCTCAGCTCCGGCTACTACGATGCTTACTACCTGAAGGCCCAGAAGGTCCGCACCCTGCTGGCGCGCGACTTTCACGACGCGTTCCAGAAAGTGGACGCCATCGTCACTCCCACCGCGCCCACGGCCGCTTTCAAGCTGGGCGAAAGGGCCGGCGACCCGCTCTCCATGTATCTGGCGGACATCTATACCGTCACCGCCGACCTGGTCGGCATCCCGGGCATCAGCGTCCCTTGCGGCGAAACCAAGACCGGCCTGCCCATCGGTCTGCAGATTCTGGGCAAGCACTTCGACGAAAGCACCGTCTTGCGCGTGGCCGGCGCCGTGGAAGCGAGTCACCGCTAA
- the gatC gene encoding Asp-tRNA(Asn)/Glu-tRNA(Gln) amidotransferase subunit GatC, with amino-acid sequence MKITDQDVSHVADLANLELTSDERQHMVRDLTSILGYIDRLNELDTANVPPMAQVLGINASGTDVPGGGKPATAWREDSPRPSLPHDAALKNAPAANEDFFKVPKVIEK; translated from the coding sequence ATGAAAATCACTGACCAAGACGTCTCCCACGTCGCCGACCTGGCCAACCTGGAGCTCACCAGCGACGAGCGCCAGCACATGGTGCGCGACCTCACTTCCATTCTCGGCTACATTGACCGCCTCAATGAGCTGGACACCGCCAACGTCCCGCCCATGGCCCAGGTCCTTGGAATAAACGCCTCAGGAACAGACGTGCCCGGCGGCGGCAAGCCGGCCACCGCGTGGCGCGAAGATTCCCCGCGGCCTTCGCTTCCGCATGACGCGGCGCTGAAGAACGCTCCGGCGGCGAATGAAGATTTTTTCAAGGTGCCGAAGGTGATTGAGAAATAG